ACCCTTGGGGCGGAGTATGTCGAAAAGAACCTTGCAGCCGCCGACGACTTCTCCTTGCCGTTTCAAGAGGCCATGACCGCTTGGTGTTGGGGTTTCGGTTGGGGCGATGACACGATTGATGCCAAAACACGCTCTATGATGAACCTGTCGATGATTGGTGCGTTGGGCAAAATGTCGGAATGGGAACTGCATTGTCGTGGCGCCATCAGCAACGGGGTCAGCAAGGAAGAAATCCGGGCCATCATTCATGTGATCGCCATCTATTGCGGCGTGCCACAGGGGCTTGAGTGCTTTCGCGTCGCGCGCAAAGTCTTTGAAGCGCTGGACCCGACCGACTAGCGGCGCGACACCATAAACCCCTTACGCAACGCTACGTCCCCTGCTAACTTGCCCGAAAACCACCCGAGGGGCAGATGGGCGCAGACCTTCCAGATTACTATTTCCGCATCCGCGAAAATGGCGCGACTGTCTTCCGCGTGGACACGGAAAACCGGCAACGCCGCATCGAGATGGACCAGATCGCCGTCGTCAACGTCAACAAGGGCGAAGTCAAACCGCATGGTGACCGGACGCTATCTGAAGAAGACGTGGCCGCCATACAGGACTGGTTGAACAAACGCGTCGCCCTTCTCGCACAGCGCAACATCGACGATATCCTTCGTGCCGTCGACTATATGAACACCACGACGCAATGGGTGCAATCCAAGGCAACAGACGATGAACTCGAAGAGGTCACGGACGATCTGCTGCTTGCCATGCATGATTTGCGCACGGTGCTGGTACGCAAGAAGGCGGACCGCCTGCTGAAAGACGACAAGGACTAGGCGCTAAGACGCTGCAACGCCTTCGGCTGCAAAGCGATCGTTGATCCGCACCGAACGCGTCCAGAACCGCCAGTTAAGCAGCATGCATGCAATCGTCAGGCCGATGACCAGCCCCAGCCAGATTCCGACAGGACCAAGGCCCATCTCAAATGTCAGCAGATAACTGACGGGAATGCCAATTCCCCAATAGCTGATCGCCGCCATGAACATCGGCACAGTCGTATCCTGCACGCCGCGCAGCATCCCCAGAGCCATGACCTGCAATGCATCAACGACCTGAAACAATGCGGCCATCGCCAACAATCCGATACCAATTGCAATGACCTGATCGCGGGCCGGTTCGTCTGCCCCAAGAAAAGCGGAAATCACAGGCCGCGAAAACAGCAGGAAGAAACAGACAGTGACCATTGCAAAGGCAAAGGACATGAAAAAAGCGACATGTCCGCCCCGCCGCAAGCTCGCCTCATCGCGGCGGCCAAGCGCGCGGCCCGCGCGGATCGTTGCGACCTGTGACAAACCGACGTGCACAACAAAAGCAAGGCTTGCCAGTTGAATGACAATTCCATGCGCAGCCAGTTCAAGTTCACCGATCCAGCCGATCATGATCGCGCTAACGCTGAACAGACCGCCTTCGGCAAGCGACGTGACGCCGATGGGCCAGCCAAGCCGGAACACCTGCCCCATGATTTCGTTATCCGGTTTGAAGATGTTCTGAAGCAGCTTGTATTGCGGCAGCACACGCAAACCATACAGCAGCAAAATGCCCACCGTCGCGGCTTGCAGTGCAACTGACGCGATCGCAGCCCCACGAATACCCAGTTCGGGTGCGCCGAAATTGCCAAAGATCAGCACGTAGTTCAGCGCCACATTCAGGACCGCCGCGATTATCGTGCCCCAAAGAATGATGGCGGTATGCTCCAGCGCGGCCAGATAGGATTTCAGCGTCATGACCAGAAGTGCCGGCACCATGCCCCAAAGCGCAATAATCAGATAATCATGGCCCAATGCGGCCACGTCAGGGGCCTGCCCGATCCAAAGCAGTATGTCCTCGGACCAGAAAAACGGCACCATGACGACGCCGCCGTAAAAGATGGACAGCCAGCCGCCCATGCGTGTGACGCGGCGCACCTGCACTGAATCTTCGGCCTCGGCTGCGGCGGCAACCAGCGGGGTAACAGCAAAGGCGAAACCAGCCCCGACGATAAACGTCAGAAAGAACAACGTGGTGGCAATCGTCGCGGCAGCAAGTGCCGTGACATCATACCAACCCAACATGATCGTATCGGTAATGTGAATCGCGAATTGCGCTACGTTGCTCGCAATCAGCGGCAAACCCAGCTTCAGGATGGCCCTGCCATGGGCAGCGCGAGAGAGTGCGACGTCTTGCATAGCACCAGCCTTAGGCGTCTTCGCAAGCCGGGTCCAGACGGATCGCTGCGCTAAACTGCCAGACCGCGCAGCATCAGCTGTCCGGCCAGAACAGCAACGATCAGCCCCGCCCCCAACTGGGCTATGGCCATGACCCGCGCAGTCTGCGGGCTGCCAGCTAACTGCGCCAGCGCACTTTCGCGCAAGCCAACGGCTGCGACGGCGACGATGACGGTAATACTGGCCGTGCCAAGACCCATAACGAAGGTGCCGACAATCCCCGCCCAATCAAGCCCCAGCCGCCACGTCAGAATCAACAAAAAGATGGCACCGGTGCAGGGGCGGATCGCAATCGCCCCAATGACAGACAAGGCTTCGCGCCAGCCCGCCACCGCTTCAGCCTGCGCCAATGTCGGCCCGTGGGCATGACCGCAAGTGCTGCAATGGCCGCCCGCATGATCGTGCGCGGGTTGTGTGCGCCATGCCTTGATACCGCGCCACATGAGCCAAAGGCCAATCAGCCCGATCAATGCATAACTCAAAGGGGCCATGATTTGATTCGCCGTGCCAGCCACCTGCTGCCGTGTCCAACCGAGCACCAGCACTGCTGCATAAACGAAAACGACAGCCGTCAGCGCCTGTGCAAGGGATGACCCCAGTGCCAGAAGGCTTAACCGTTTCAGCGGAACACGGGCACCAACGCCGTAGCCGCCAATGATCAGCTTGCCGTG
The sequence above is drawn from the Cognatiyoonia koreensis genome and encodes:
- a CDS encoding carboxymuconolactone decarboxylase family protein; protein product: MSTFDEDLFLKGLEQRKATLGAEYVEKNLAAADDFSLPFQEAMTAWCWGFGWGDDTIDAKTRSMMNLSMIGALGKMSEWELHCRGAISNGVSKEEIRAIIHVIAIYCGVPQGLECFRVARKVFEALDPTD
- a CDS encoding MATE family efflux transporter, with the translated sequence MQDVALSRAAHGRAILKLGLPLIASNVAQFAIHITDTIMLGWYDVTALAAATIATTLFFLTFIVGAGFAFAVTPLVAAAAEAEDSVQVRRVTRMGGWLSIFYGGVVMVPFFWSEDILLWIGQAPDVAALGHDYLIIALWGMVPALLVMTLKSYLAALEHTAIILWGTIIAAVLNVALNYVLIFGNFGAPELGIRGAAIASVALQAATVGILLLYGLRVLPQYKLLQNIFKPDNEIMGQVFRLGWPIGVTSLAEGGLFSVSAIMIGWIGELELAAHGIVIQLASLAFVVHVGLSQVATIRAGRALGRRDEASLRRGGHVAFFMSFAFAMVTVCFFLLFSRPVISAFLGADEPARDQVIAIGIGLLAMAALFQVVDALQVMALGMLRGVQDTTVPMFMAAISYWGIGIPVSYLLTFEMGLGPVGIWLGLVIGLTIACMLLNWRFWTRSVRINDRFAAEGVAAS
- a CDS encoding nickel/cobalt transporter codes for the protein MRLTGLMFLAVLTVLALWLWGLGGADVVSRWAADMQRVAQNAMAGALRALRANEPGALASLWGLCFAYGFVHAAGPGHGKLIIGGYGVGARVPLKRLSLLALGSSLAQALTAVVFVYAAVLVLGWTRQQVAGTANQIMAPLSYALIGLIGLWLMWRGIKAWRTQPAHDHAGGHCSTCGHAHGPTLAQAEAVAGWREALSVIGAIAIRPCTGAIFLLILTWRLGLDWAGIVGTFVMGLGTASITVIVAVAAVGLRESALAQLAGSPQTARVMAIAQLGAGLIVAVLAGQLMLRGLAV